The DNA window ggtctcaggggtgtgtgagagacagggaagCTTCGGGAGAAATAAGTAACTTAAGGTTATAGCAATGATTATAATATTCTTCCacaacatcatcattattatcacTACCAGAAGACCATCCATCGACAAGAGCATCCACCATAGAACTGTGAGCAGCTAACTGGATAGTGAGCCCAACCTtcgagacctcaagtgggattAAGAAGGCTGTTTCTTCTAAGGAAGAACTTCCTTCGCTACTTCATAGagcacagattaaacagaaacacacacacctggattgaGCCCCttcatgtgcacactttattaatTTTACTAAGTTGTTAATTGCATTAGTAAATTATATTGTAAtcttgacctgcaatatttgtgttccttacatagtttgaaaatgtattcctgtgtgcATCTCTTGACTGGTATTCAGACCTTTGGCTCAAGGTgtcctagtcttctgatgtttgtccaccttcaacactttatttacagtaacatgggttaaaaacaactatgctttttccctgaatttggtcagatatgttggtagctatgacacaccaaatgttttcataatgttgtttacagttaaacataatacttgtatttgtagtagcatttttattcaaaaactgtttgagtggaagttcaacagacttcctttttgtttctgcgtttacttgaaagttgcaccctgttcccactgagctgttaataagtgcataataaagtatttattaaccttcataaggcattaatatgaacctaataaagtcttattaatgtcaataaaaatCTTATGAACgttgataagtggtctataaacaagtttctttgtgttaattaatatcttacaagccaattataaatgaatttatagtttaattaacactcatgaagtcttattaatgttaataaacatcttattaatgtttatgaagGTATATAAAGAGTCAGtacatttctaataagagcctataagtgtcttataagacataataaatgtgttaattatgcctatattaacacttatatagtcttatttgtgttaataagaatcgaataaggtcttataagtgacttattacctgttattaatgcttattacaagcaccttaatataaagtgttaccaaaagTCATTTTAGTTAGTTATTCTAGAATACTAAGTCATTCTAATGATTCATTCTAGAACACAGAGGTTCAAGTTAGTCGACTAATTCtcgaacattttaaaacatggctCTTCTTTCTGGAACATTACACCTCATGTTAGTGGGAGTACACTGAGGCTCATTGTAGAAAAAGTTCCTTTGCAGCACAGCGTTGTAGCACCAGAGGTCTCTCTTGCACAACACTGCAGCCTCGCTTTTTTATAATCAAATCATGCTTAAGGTCTCCTCTGAGTGTGAGGAAGGCATCCTTTGTcggttgaaataaaaaaaaaaaaacccacagaacCTGAAGGATGAGAACTAATGAATGTGGCTGTCATTGAATATATGCAGGTGCATTCTAGTCTATGGATATTTCCATTTCAAAAGTGAACATGAGGCTGTGACAATCAAAGAGAACCCCTATGAAGAGGTGCTACAAGGCATCACAATATTCTATACTGCACTGTATATAGAACACAATATACAGAACATTGCTTTTGTTGGTTTATTCTTTACATCAaagtaaagggggggggggggggatctctcCTTTGAGTCATACGAATATTGCACCGCCAAGCCAATTATGGCAGGAACACTGCATGCAGGAGTGATTGAGCTCTTAGATAATTGTGCTTTTAAGGGCAGCTGTCCTTGAAAAGTTACACATCAGCATTATTTCTAACGGTGggaaacattgttttttctgtcttctgcGTATCATCCTCATTAAGGGTTGAGAAAAGGACAAAATGTACCGCTCGTTGTAGTTGAGCCCTTGTTTTTTCAGCCTGTATAGATATTAGGATTATATTATTAGAGATGTGATTGGTCTCCAGAGCATATTTCAGAGCATGTGAgtcttttaaatcaataaatcgaGGGTTGAGTTAGAGGCTAATGCTGTTCGTACTTCCAGTGCTGATtccagagtctgttggggcccgaggCAAAAATTCACAGGGGGCCCATCTAACCAGCATTTACCCCCATTATGTTGCAAATGATCTGACACCAACcgcttatttttttcttgttaaagCAAACAGTATTATTCATTCaacataaagacattaaaaaacaatgaaaccatTAATTTTCCTTTACTGTGACTGTCAGtgtaaaatgtagatttttacACAGCtataaggccctgtgtccacctagcctttctttctgagcgccagcgtcttctttcaattgtttaaaatgaggagagagcgttctCAGCAGCAGCCGGCATCTTTTTCCCGAGCGCTACGCCTTTTTTGTGCAGCCTTTCTGAGCGCTTGagttaaaaatctttaaatttttcagaaaggcgctgttgacgtcaccggcgcacATTTACAAAAGTATGATATTCTCTGTATTTTTGGCGCCTACGGATCGCGTCTTGTACCcgcatcctcctcgctccgtgtctgatcgggaactAAACGATctgaaacatcaaacacactgtaaaaatgAACGGAGCCGTGTCGGTCATGCAGCGGCccttgtcaacagactgttgtcatagagacaggacggacgtgcagcgcttttttttctcagcgcacaaacgcttcatacAAACACTTCCAAGCAAACGGCCGGcacttttctgcctggaaaaaaaactaggtggacacggggcgtTATACAGCACGACAAGAGCGAGGGGCCGTCAGATGGCGCCACCTTAGGGAGgtttctgtcattgcaaactttgcgcattttgagccactgctagGGTTAAACGTTTCACAGACCTTTAGGgggcccccctactggcctggggccccaagcagttgccttcCTTGCCTGTTGCATAATTCTTTTAGTTTGACTCACctcttttcagtttttctgcttCTCAGTCATTTTGAAGCTAGTCGTCATGCCATGAGGTCGGACTTGATTGTAGTGGTAACAAATCTCATGTGGTCGTAGTTAGAAGGTGTAATACTTTCACACAGGTCTTAGATCGGACAGATTTGGGAAAATCTCTTAAAATAATGGGATCAGACAACAACGTGCAATATTTCTTTGTCTTTAGTGTAGATTCATTGTTACCTAGCGACTGCAGAGACCATGAAGGAGATATAATTttaagtttgaatgttttttgtataataaataaaagggtTTGACATTTTCACATATATTGGCATTCTTGTTAAAAGATAGCTGACAGGAAAATCTTGATTCCAGTCAGTCATATATAGTCATAAAAAGGAGTCTGCTAGCTTATTGTAGgctagcataaagactggaaacaaggGGAAACAACCTTTTCTTCATTCAATTAGACATCATATGTTTATAATTGAGCTTTTAAAGTGTTGGTCAGCCATATTTTGGACAAAGTGTTTTAAGGCTTTATGCTAAGTAAAACTGTCTACTGCTAAGCCAGGTATCATGGCTTCAGCATGGTTTGCATCCTCCCGGGGGCCGTCCCGCTTTCAAGCTCTCTCAAAGAGTCCAGAGACAGATATTTATAAAACACTATTAAGTCCCTTTTTAACCAAttattaaaaccaaaacatcacACCATGCTGGCAACACTGATTTGTAATTGTCTATTTACATCGTTGCCAAGGCTGTTGCTCTTTTAACCAATAGGAAAACATCACTAATGCACCACCACCAAAGgtcaaaatgtatttgtctgtcAACTGCACGAGGTGAATAAGCATAATTTTCgtaaatgtcaaactatttgaAGCTAAATGAAAGTGTTGGTTTGTAAATGTGTATCATCCTGAAGATATCTGAAAATAGATCGAACAAATGGACCAGTcaagtctgatttttttttaaagcatttaatAACTGGGATACAACATATTATGTTTACATCCAGTTAGAGGTGAACATGTAAAACAGAGGAAACAttaagaggaaacaaaacactCAGTTTCTAAGTATGGGTTCATTTTCATGTAGCACCACCAAATGTCAGCAACCTCAGACAAAAAACATCTGTACAGGGCAACTCTTGTGTTAGATTGACCACAAAAACAGCATGTACAAATGAGAAAGGCAGTGTAGTTTATCATGAACAACACACAACGTGTCAGAACAATAGGAACACCTCTTATACCGTCCTTCAGTACCAAAACTCCTCCAACCATCTCTGTGCCTCCTCCTTAAACCTTTGAGCCACTTACTGTCCGACCATCAGAAACAGTGAACATCTGTCTGTCATcttgtaataaaacacaaaacacattcaaatgttgAACTTCTTTTAAGATGAGAACACATTACTTACAGTGAATTAGATTCATGCTGAAGCTACGATACAGAAAAGAGAGCAAACGGGTCATTTtaagttggttttttttagtcGTTTTAAAGGTCTCAGTGCATTTGAAAAAGGGCATTTCTTCTATTTGGACATGGCATTAAACTTCATGTACATGTTTATTAATTACACTGCTACTTAATGAAACAAAACTCGTACATTACCACAAAATTAGACTCATTATTTATCATGTATCATAAACTATAGGCTTCCAATTTTGAACGCATTTCCTTGCAACAGACGCACAGCGACAAACAAGAGCTCCCTGTAGTGTGTTTCCTGTTCTTTGCGGGAGCAGTGAGCTGTATTAAAGCAGCGAGATACACAAAACATCACTCATGTACAAAATGCGGACGACAGGAGACAAATAGAAAGAACAAACATCTGCCACAGACGAACCTCAGACAGCAGACACGAGCACCGTCAGACTAAGTTACCCAAATGTGTGACGTATTTAACCAAACGTATGACCACATGTCTTCTAAACAGCGACATATGGACTGAGACAAGATACGCTGAGAagtaggattaaaaaaaaaacttgcaaagTGACCATCTACGACTTTTGACAATGGATTTCAGGGGTGTTGTTACTAAACTTGAGGGGAGGCTTGTGTTAGTTTGTTAACATTTCTTGAGGTTGTGAGTCCACCACTTGCAgatctgttcctcctcctcctcctcctcctcctcctccttcttcctcttgtcCCATCGGTGTTGGATCTGTGGTTTGGTCCTCGGCGGAGAGCTCAGAAGATGGTGCTCCAGCGTTTGGGGGGTGGGCGGGACTTGGTGTCTCCCTGGAGTGAAGAAAGAGGACAATGACTTTACTGTACatacattattttctttatccCCCAGTGATCGCTTACGTTTGTTTTGGGAGTGAATACGAAGTTATGTAGTTTTCAGTGCTTGGAGTTCATGAAAGATTTGATTGTCAAAGACTTCAAATGTAGGTTTCAAAGAGATCGACCATATTGAAAATAAATCCTCAGAATTACAGATAGATGCTGTTTTCAGAAAATCACCAATGAACGGGTCAATGTAAGATTTAGGTTTACAGGTATCACAACTGTAAAGATGAAAATGTCGCTCTTAAAGTTCCCATGAATTCAGGACTAAAGGCCAGTTTTCAGTCTACATAATGTCTTGAGCTGGTTATTAGAATCTGGACAAACAATGGGCAAAAAGTCCTTTTTAACCtctttcagtttgttgtttacTGGAAAACaatctgatgactcatcctgcactcgaAGGGCGTGACATGCACTAATTTTCCTTCTGATTAAAAGGCTCGTTTAAAATGTCTATCCCCCATGACAGCACAGCACCAATGAGCTAGCGATAGCTGTTATGGGTCATTACGTCTTCTTTTAAGTGATCTCACATTTCAGCACTTTAACTTAAATTCATATAGCGGCcatgttcctctgacatcacactcaggGTCGTTACAGTTTACTGCTGAGTTCTTTGCTGTTTGCAGAATAAACAAAGCAAATGTAGTGGTTATCAATTTATTGGTTCTGGATTGATAAGAAACTACATTGATAGCTAGTGAAAATCTGGAGGGAAACGGGGCCAAAGTTCAAGttaaacaacacatttgataACCCACTAGCTATTATAAGACAATAGCTTTCAACAATAGCTTTTCAAAATCCgtctgatctggttgttcacacacacacacacacacacacacacacacacacacacacacacacacacacacacctcacaggaggagaggtgaaacgtttTCAAGACCTTAAACACGTCTGGTTGCCTGGTTGAGATTTGAAATACCATGACTCGGAGCACCTACGCAGACACGTAGCTTCCTAGCTAACAGTATCATTAGCCAAGGGTTTAATGCTAACTGAAGTCGTTGTCTGATGCTAGCTAATGGGTTGTCAAATATTACGTTTTTCCTTCTTAGAATTTGGCAAAATTTGTTCTGTCCATTGTCTTTTTAGTTGCTTATCATTCAAGAAacgataaaaaagaaaatgattacgttttaaaaacagctagcCGACATGATCCTTGTAGCTCTCTGCTCGCTGTTTCATGGGAACTTTAAGCTAGTTAGTTATTATGATGACGACAGTTGTTGGCTGTGAAAGCGTGAAGATGAAAGAGGATGTGTGAAAAATATTCCAACTGAAATGGTTGAACTGTTATTATACTTTATGTATTCACTACTCACTGATCTCTGAGGAGAGCATCACTGTTGCATTTGGGcaaacagacaggaaacaagTGTTTATGAGGCCTACAGTTGAACAAGTAGAAAAGGGGAAACTTTAACAAGGAGGCAAACGTGTGTCAAGCTCACCAGGTTGAAGAGTCTGGACAGTGTGCTTTGGTCTTTGCGTCTTCTGACCGGCGACTTTGCGCTTTCGGCGCGCGGGGACGAGGCCTAGAACAAAATGCTCCATGAGCTCACATGGAGACCAGTTTGCTGCTTTGTCACTGTATAACCTTTAAGGTTTAATTCATTTTACATCGATGGATCTGTCTTTACGAGACGAGACACATTTCACCTCAGAGCATCACAGTGGGATCACTTTGACAAAACGCCAAATGTGAAACAATTTATCCTCACAGAGGGCActattgctgctgctgttggaccaaaaaaaaaccacatctACACACCTTATACATTATTCAAACATTAGAAAAGACTGCTTAATTTCTTTTTAGAGCCCAAACTTTAGCACTCTGCAGCACTACATGCCTTGTTTACCATCACTCTTATTTAATCGCACATGGATTGACCTTTTGTGTCTACTGGATCTGTGATTTCAATGAgttttcaaagtgcttttccTCGAGCGGAATTTCCCTTGTGGCTCCTAAATGTGGGCTGATGTCAGGTATTTGTGAGAACACAACTTTAAGAAGTTATAACACAATCTAAAAGGGTGATAAGACAATAAAATTgcttcaataaataaccaaagGGCTGAGTATATAGTCAAAACTGCAGGTATGGGTTGTCTCTGCAACAGCAGCTGTGTGATGcagaagagattttttttttgtcttttgatgttttttttgtaaagagaaTAAACAGCTGAGCCGTGGAGAAGGACATTGACTTGTGACAGGATCAGACACAGATGACAGCAACCTTCtcaagggagagaaaaacaggatgACAAGGACGGGGGGGAAAGGTCCGCGGTGAAGTGACACAGGTGTATCATCACTGTCAGTTCACACTCATACAGCTGTCCACAGTCACCAGACAGATGAAGGAAGGACACAAAGGAGGtggagagacaaaaacagagtgATCGGTGAGTCATCTCTGGCACAAAGGGGGATGAAGGTGTTACAGAGAAAAAAGCAAAgtggaagagaagaagaggggtgATGCAGGCCAGGAGGTCctaagagaaaatgtttaccgGTTGTGGTTCATAAATAGTCGAGCTGTTTCAAAGTCATCCAGAAGCAGCGAGTCGCTCTGGATTGAAGCAAAGAAGGAGgggattgaaataaaaccataaaattaaccaaataattgtaattttcaacaatgaatatatttatatctTCCACTTATCAACCAGGGATTGAAAGGAATATTCTCTCTAAGCTTCAGGTACTGAATGTAAACGCTGGTGAATTTGCTCTCCTTTCAGTATCTCTCTGTTCCACATGCTCTggtataaaaaatgtttctcttcaaGGAGAAAAAAGCGGTGAAGTACACGGTGagaaagagacaagagagagcGTGACGGTTAGGAAACAGGTGGGCTGCTGCAGACAAAGGACACGTTGCAGAGGAGCTCTCTGCAGACAGGAATGGGATCAttgcacaccaacacacacacacacacacgcacacacacagagtggggATGCAATCAGCACGGGtgcttttgtttgatttcatgtgACGTACCAAGCCCAAGACGTCTCTCCACTGgacatgaaaaagaaacagacagtgATGTGATGAGATGAGAAAGTGTAGAGGCATCAGCATCCCTCAATTCATCTGAGAATCAGTCAGGTGTCACATGGGTGATGTCACGATAAAGGGGCGTAGAGGtgggaatcttttttttgtttcaaacattcATCTCTATAGGATGATacttattttgtaatttgtttttacTCTGTGGACCATAGACTGTGTATACAAATGGACAGCTTGACTCTGCCTCCTCCGTCCATTAGACAAGATGAAGCCAGAATATTGCAGTGATGGGCGCTGACATATTGAATAAGTGCAGCTAGATTCTGTGCTGTAGGGATCCGCTGGAAGAGTGCTTCATGGCAATTTTAATGTCGGTTTGAAGGAGACACTCCTGGTTATAGAAATTCAACgactcttgtgtttgtttttggtatGTTTTCTTTTGACGTTTCTGCTGCACTCCACTAGTCCGGTCCACGCTGCACTGCAGGAACCAGATTGGCCAACAGAACTGTCAATGATGGCCTTTTATACCGTTTTATAGcattaaataatgaattaaaaaagaacacTTCTTAGAATTAAAGATGACTTGAACACAAAATGGCTTGATAAGAACTGTCATGACGTAACCAGGTTTGagtaaaatcttttttttttaatgactttggtGATTCCCTGAATTTCTTCAAGAGGAATTATCAGATGAAATTTCAATTTCTGCCGCATGTGCTTACTTAAATATTAACATTCaaatcagtctgtgtttgtgttaacatGTAAAACAAACGACTAAGTTGAACTTGCGTTATACCTGCTGATAACTAGCACAGCATGTAAgcagaatgttaaaaaaacatggattaAACAGCAACCCCCTGGATGTGACGCTCCCCCTACTGACCGGCTGTGATATTGGTTATACCCCTGACTCCTCCATGTTACCAGATGAAACATgtgtcaaactttaaaatgaatatacaagtcaaatacatttttttcaaacctgGATTTTGTCCCTAACGTTAGTCATTATCACGCTAATGTATGTCcaagtttttaatttttttaaggaCTTCAGTTTGACTTGAAACTCGAAAATGAGCGTATGTAACGTAATGTGTCGACGTTATTTACCAGATAGTCTAAGTAGAGGAGGAGCATTCAGAGGGAAAATTATGAATCACAGAAAGGTCATTAGACTTCCCATAACTGTGAGAAAACCAACACacaaatctgttctgctgtagACTGTACTGAGCTGAGGGATCTTTGATGTTTTATCGACGAgatgaatttgtgtttttggtggCTGAAGGGGCGTGATGTCATTTCTGCGGCTCCACAAGCCAAATGATGTTAAAAGTGCAATATGTCAGTATCTgtcacagggttttttttgttttgtttcaattttgTTAAACGGAAGGAGAGTAAGACTTaacgtccatatttatatacagtcaaaCTAATACTGACAGTAAGCATGCTAACCCTACAAAAGAGTAACTGTTAAATCTAAAACTTGCTGACTGTTTATGTGAAagtttaaattattaagatagtgtacatttttattaatttaaacttGACGGTATcagcgggggagggggatgGCGTAATATGTCGTTGTCTGGCACAGCATCTCCTGTGATAATGATGCTCCCGCTGGTGAAACAACCCCAAACATATTTGGCTTAAATGTTTCCACTGGAACCCCAGCGGATATGCATTAAAGGCTAAAGACTATCAGTGAATAAATGTGGGTGTTGAATTCCAATACTGAGAAACATGATGGAGAAAAATTAGTTTCAATCAGGAGAACCTTCATAGGAGGTAATCAGAAGACATTTTGAATTCAAATCATTTCATCCTCAGTCTGCGGCTACACATCAGGATCAGTCAATAAAACAAATTGTGAGAAAATGAGACTCACCCTGGATTTAGGACGAGGAGAGGAAACCTGAGAAACACCAAgcgacaaacaacaacaacaacagagtgaCTGATTGCAGgagaaacagaacaacaaacttCTGAGATAAACAAACAAGTGAGCTTCCCcacagttcctttttttttttttatcagtatgTAAATGAAGGAGCCACGCAGCTTTgtaatcagagagagagagagagagagagctgagcgTGCTGTGTTTGAAATGCTGCCAACATTTAGATCCAAAGTAAATCAAAGCAAACATAGTGTGTAAATTGGAGGAAATTGGTTTGTTACGTGGTCTGACTTGTGCATCTCATGGCAGGATAATACATTTGTTGAGTTCAAAGACAGGCTGAACACATTTGAATAAAACTCAAGATGTTAGCAACAAAAAATGGGTTTAATGTGCACGATTAGAGGTATGAAATATGCATGTGATTTATGGTGTTAAGTGAACAATATGACACCGTTTCATTCAACTTACAATGCTCCTGAAGAAGTGCACCACAGCGTTTTCATTGGTGCGGCGGCGAGACGAGGATTGCTGGGGTGAAGATGCCAGGTGACCCCGGAAAGACCCCTGCGAGGATCAACAGAGGTTAGatgactttgtttgtgtgttctatCGTATGGTGAACAACAAAAATCAAGCACTGCTACTGTGAGACTCATCTAGATTTATATCCCCTTAATCTGCATGTCATAGGTGAATCTTTACATGCAGAGAATGAAATAGTTCGCTACATGTTTGAAAATGCATAAATCATTTCCTGAAAGTTAGTCCATGCTGCAAAGCTATAGCTCCTAACCTAATGATTTTAcaacaatattttttaacaagaaccTGCAGAGTCTGAAGTttctcaaagagagagagagaaaaaagaagggaGTAAAAGTAGGTCCATGGTGACAATCTGCAAACTGTATGAATTAAAGGCAAGAAACAGATTTATACTACAGAGTGAATTGTGATGAGCAGTCAAAGCCAAGTTTGAGAGCTGACACACATTGTCACTCAGTGTGATGATTCATCCCGCAGACTGCAGAGAAACACGCTGGTGTCAGATTTTCCGCACTATTGTGTATTTTCTGTAACATAACTCCTTCAAAAAGTGCCATGGAaatataaagatattttttttacagagccTGAAGGAAAAGATCTTAgtgtaaatgtttcttcaaaCTCATCTgtcaaaaacatacacaaaacCTGAATGAGATGAGACGTCTTCGTGCCGCACGTACTCAGAGGAAAAAACATGCTTGGATGGTGAGATGAAAGGGGGTCCGTAGGTATGAAAGCAGCTCGGGCTCCTGGGGGCCCCTCCCCATCAGAGCCTGCTCTGAATATTGAACTTGAAAGAGGTTTTTTTGTCTGAGGTTTTCTATCCGCGCGTCAGAGCCAGGCTGATATTACAAACTAAATTTACCTGCAGCAAAAGACGAGGAGCATCTACCATAACAGCTTAGCTGAAAAACATCATTTTGGGTATAATCATTCGTCCTCAAACTAAACAGGTTCGACATAATGGTGCAGGCAAAAGAAGATATGTATTAAAGAAAATTTTGAAAAAGTGAACTTAGATGGAAAAGTTTTGCGTAAAGACCTGAAGCATACCTTCAGTTTAGAAAAGATCTGGTGCTAATTCAATGAGAACACTCAGGCTTAATACTCAGAAAATTGTGAAATTATGGTATTTTTTGCAGCAGTAACGAAGgataaagataaaaatcaaCAGGGCCTAATGGTTAgtttgcgcgccccatgtacagaagtgGACGGCCCGGGTACAAATCCGACCTGCGGCATCTTACCCGCATcttaccccactctctctctctgtcccagaTTTCCGACTCTATATCCACGGTCcaatctctacaataaagacataaaaagccccaaaatacatctaaaaaataaagagaaagccAAGGTTTTCAAATTCTATCCAGGAAAAAGACTTCTAAGGACCAATTTTCCATCGTGATCACAGATGGTGAGGATGAATTTTGCTTTATAaagggctttaaaaaaacaggccaAGGCTGAGATAATCGCGGTCCAGTCAGGATTAAGGAGTGTCTGCTTGGGATAAAGAGACTCAGTGCTCTCCAGTCAAAAAGCCAAACTGAGAAATGtagatttttctctttcaacCCGTCACTCATCTGTCAGAGTCTAAACCCAACAAGAAACAGGTTTACCACTGCAATCAA is part of the Labrus mixtus chromosome 16, fLabMix1.1, whole genome shotgun sequence genome and encodes:
- the mbpa gene encoding myelin basic protein isoform X2, with the protein product MATAGTSGQSTFGLGRKKKAPGLMDQISKFFGGDKKKRSKGSFRGHLASSPQQSSSRRRTNENAVVHFFRSIVSSPRPKSRWRDVLGLSDSLLLDDFETARLFMNHNRPRPRAPKAQSRRSEDAKTKAHCPDSSTWETPSPAHPPNAGAPSSELSAEDQTTDPTPMGQEEEGGGGGGGGGGTDLQVVDSQPQEMLTN
- the mbpa gene encoding myelin basic protein isoform X1 — encoded protein: MATAGTSGQSTFGLGRKKKAPGLMDQISKFFGGDKKKRSKGSFRGHLASSPQQSSSRRRTNENAVVHFFRSIVSSPRPKSRWRDVLGLSDSLLLDDFETARLFMNHNRPRPRAPKAQSRRSEDAKTKAHCPDSSTCDALLRDQETPSPAHPPNAGAPSSELSAEDQTTDPTPMGQEEEGGGGGGGGGGTDLQVVDSQPQEMLTN
- the mbpa gene encoding myelin basic protein isoform X6, which translates into the protein MATAGTSGQSTFGLGRKKKAPGLMDQISKFFGGDKKKRSKGSFRGHLASSPQQSSSRRRTNENAVVHFFRSIASSPRAESAKSPVRRRKDQSTLSRLFNLGDTKSRPPPKRWSTIF
- the mbpa gene encoding myelin basic protein isoform X4 translates to MATAGTSGQSTFGLGRKKKAPGLMDQISKFFGGDKKKRSKGSFRGHLASSPQQSSSRRRTNENAVVHFFRSIVSSPRPKSRASSPRAESAKSPVRRRKDQSTLSRLFNLGDTKSRPPPKRWSTIF
- the mbpa gene encoding myelin basic protein isoform X3 produces the protein MATAGTSGQSTFGLGRKKKAPGLMDQISKFFGGDKKKRSKGSFRGHLASSPQQSSSRRRTNENAVVHFFRSIVSSPRPKSRWRDVLGLASSPRAESAKSPVRRRKDQSTLSRLFNLGDTKSRPPPKRWSTIF
- the mbpa gene encoding myelin basic protein isoform X7, with the translated sequence MATAGTSGQSTFGLGRKKKAPGLMDQISKFFGGDKKKRSKGSFRGHLASSPQQSSSRRRTNENAVVHFFRSIVSSPRPKSRASSPRAESAKSPVRRRKDQSTLSRLFNL
- the mbpa gene encoding myelin basic protein isoform X5; translation: MATAGTSGQSTFGLGRKKKAPGLMDQISKFFGGDKKKRSKGSFRGHLASSPQQSSSRRRTNENAVVHFFRSIVSSPRPKSRWRDVLGLASSPRAESAKSPVRRRKDQSTLSRLFNL